In one window of Gossypium arboreum isolate Shixiya-1 chromosome 4, ASM2569848v2, whole genome shotgun sequence DNA:
- the LOC108458857 gene encoding putative HVA22-like protein g isoform X2 — MLGDFLNRLLLLVFGYAYPAFECFKMVEKNRVEIEELRFWCKYWILVAFLTIIERITDIFVSWLPMYGEMKFAFVIYLWYPKIKGTNFVYDTFVRPYVAKHETEVDRKIMEMRARAWNVFMHYWSNCSEMGLTKFFEMFQYLAGQSAKLNQAVKQVNHVDQVHKKSDDRSLNVPPPPSPNGLRSPMARNKAWSSAAINRVNSPRFSQSQEDTSPTEYEFDNDDDSIPYSPSNSRLQQARLKLRRTKTQN, encoded by the exons atgttgGGTGATTTCTTGAACAGATTGCTATT GTTGGTTTTTGGATATGCTTATCCAGCATTTGAGTGCTTTAAAATGGTGGAGAAGAACAGGGTTGAGATTGAAGAACTCAGATTTTGGTGTAAATACTG GATCCTTGTGGCGTTTTTGACAATTATTGAGAGGATAACCGACATATTCGTTTCCTG GTTGCCCATGTATGGCGAGATGAAGTTTGCATTCGTTATCTACCTATGGTATCCAAAAATCAAG GGAACCAATTTTGTGTACGATACCTTCGTGCGGCCATACGTGGCGAAACATGAAACAGAAGTGGATCGAAAGATCATGGAGATGAGAGCTCGAGCATGGAACGTGTTTATGCATTACTGGTCAAACTGCTCAGAAATGGGGTTGACTAAATTCTTCGAAATGTTCCAATATTTAGCAGGTCAGTCTGCAAAGCTCAATCAAGCTGTCAAGCAAGTCAATCATGTCGATCAAGTCCATAAG AAATCTGATGATCGAAGTCTAAACGTTCCACCGCCACCGTCTCCAAATGGTTTACGGAGTCCGATGGCGAGGAACAAGGCTTGGAGTTCAGCAGCGATAAACCGAGTCAACTCACCCAGGTTCAGTCAATCCCAAGAGGACACCAGCCCAACGGAGTACGAGTTCGACAACGATGATGACTCGATTCCCTATTCCCCAAGTAACTCTAGGCTCCAACAGGCTCGTCTCAAGCTCCGCCGCACCAAAacacaaaattaa
- the LOC108460586 gene encoding 2-Cys peroxiredoxin BAS1, chloroplastic-like has translation MACSATSSAAALISSKPRAFSSNSKPFSQSLSLPNPFTGLPAPLLSRPASFSLSRASPSRKSFVVKATSELPLVGNPAPDFEAEAVFDQEFIKVKLSEYIGKKYVILFFYPLDFTFVCPTEITAFSDRYEEFEKLNTEILGVSIDSVFSHLAWVQTDRKSGGLGDLKYPLVSDVTKTIAKSYGVLIPDQGIALRGLFIIDKEGIIQHSTINNLAIGRSVDETMRTLQALQYVQENPDEVCPAGWKPGEKSMKPDPKLSKDYFAAI, from the exons ATGGCTTGCTCAGCTACTTCATCGGCCGCGGCTCTCATCTCCTCTAAGCCAAGGGCTTTCTCCTCCAATTCCAAGCCCTTCTCCCAATCCCTTTCTCTCCCCAATCCCTTCACTGGTCTCCCTGCCCCTCTCCTTTCTCGTCCCGCCTCCTTTTCCCTCTCCCGCGCCTCCCCTTCTCGCAAGTCTTTCGTCGTCAAAGCCACC AGTGAGCTTCCATTGGTGGGAAATCCTGCCCCTGATTTTGAGGCTGAGGCCGTCTTTGACCAGGAGTTCATTAAG GTCAAGCTCTCCGAATACATTGGGAAGAAATATGTGATTCTCTTCTTTTACCCGCTGGACTTCACATTTGTTTGCCCCACAG AGATTACTGCTTTCAGTGACCGCTATGAAGAATTTGAGAAGCTAAACACCGAAATATTAGGTGTTTCTATTGACAGTGTG TTCTCTCACCTTGCCTGGGTTCAAACAGATAGAAAGTCAGGTGGTCTTGGTGATTTGAAGTATCCTCTTGTATCTGATGTCACGAAGACAATTGCCAAATCCTATGGAGTTTTGATTCCTGATCAG GGAATTGCATTGAGAGGGCTTTTCATTATAGATAAAGAGGGAATTATCCAGCACTCCACTATCAACAATCTTGCTATTGGACGGAGCGTAGATGAAACAATGAGGACTCTCCAG GCCTTGCAGTATGTGCAGGAAAATCCAGATGAAGTATGCCCAGCTGGGTGGAAACCCGGAGAGAAATCCATGAAACCTGACCCTAAGCTCAGCAAGGATTACTTTGCAGCAATTTGA
- the LOC108458857 gene encoding putative HVA22-like protein g isoform X1, which produces MLGDFLNRLLLLVFGYAYPAFECFKMVEKNRVEIEELRFWCKYWILVAFLTIIERITDIFVSWLPMYGEMKFAFVIYLWYPKIKLYDKMQGTNFVYDTFVRPYVAKHETEVDRKIMEMRARAWNVFMHYWSNCSEMGLTKFFEMFQYLAGQSAKLNQAVKQVNHVDQVHKKSDDRSLNVPPPPSPNGLRSPMARNKAWSSAAINRVNSPRFSQSQEDTSPTEYEFDNDDDSIPYSPSNSRLQQARLKLRRTKTQN; this is translated from the exons atgttgGGTGATTTCTTGAACAGATTGCTATT GTTGGTTTTTGGATATGCTTATCCAGCATTTGAGTGCTTTAAAATGGTGGAGAAGAACAGGGTTGAGATTGAAGAACTCAGATTTTGGTGTAAATACTG GATCCTTGTGGCGTTTTTGACAATTATTGAGAGGATAACCGACATATTCGTTTCCTG GTTGCCCATGTATGGCGAGATGAAGTTTGCATTCGTTATCTACCTATGGTATCCAAAAATCAAG TTATATGACAAAATGCAGGGAACCAATTTTGTGTACGATACCTTCGTGCGGCCATACGTGGCGAAACATGAAACAGAAGTGGATCGAAAGATCATGGAGATGAGAGCTCGAGCATGGAACGTGTTTATGCATTACTGGTCAAACTGCTCAGAAATGGGGTTGACTAAATTCTTCGAAATGTTCCAATATTTAGCAGGTCAGTCTGCAAAGCTCAATCAAGCTGTCAAGCAAGTCAATCATGTCGATCAAGTCCATAAG AAATCTGATGATCGAAGTCTAAACGTTCCACCGCCACCGTCTCCAAATGGTTTACGGAGTCCGATGGCGAGGAACAAGGCTTGGAGTTCAGCAGCGATAAACCGAGTCAACTCACCCAGGTTCAGTCAATCCCAAGAGGACACCAGCCCAACGGAGTACGAGTTCGACAACGATGATGACTCGATTCCCTATTCCCCAAGTAACTCTAGGCTCCAACAGGCTCGTCTCAAGCTCCGCCGCACCAAAacacaaaattaa